The following are encoded together in the Phenylobacterium sp. NIBR 498073 genome:
- a CDS encoding NAD-dependent epimerase/dehydratase family protein yields MAKILLTGGSSFSGLWVAQALADAGHQVTAAVTRPKAAYQGLRAERVARLEASTQVVFEAPIASPAFLELAQGGHDLLAHHAADIPNYRSASYDAVDGFVRNIAGFEPVLTAFAAAGGRAVVATGTAFEAGEGGPEGGGLALSPYGLSKSLTNEALRHMARWRGLRFGRFVVAGPFGPWEEGRMVWSLMQRWFEGQAGIVRTPRYVRDNIPVPLLAQAYVGLAETLLAAAGPEERIARPSGFVGTQEAFARRLAAEMGPRLGLACEVDVLAQPQLSEPLVRINDEPCLGAGWDEGGFWDAYADYYRRVAAGGLLSAPA; encoded by the coding sequence ATGGCGAAGATCCTGCTCACCGGGGGCAGCTCGTTCAGCGGGCTTTGGGTCGCGCAGGCCCTGGCGGACGCCGGCCACCAGGTCACCGCCGCGGTCACCCGGCCGAAGGCGGCCTATCAAGGCCTGCGCGCCGAGCGGGTCGCGCGTCTGGAGGCCAGCACTCAGGTGGTCTTCGAGGCGCCGATCGCCTCGCCGGCGTTCCTGGAACTGGCCCAAGGCGGCCACGACCTGCTGGCCCACCACGCCGCCGATATCCCCAACTATCGATCGGCCAGCTACGATGCTGTCGACGGCTTCGTGCGCAACATCGCCGGTTTCGAGCCGGTGCTGACGGCGTTCGCGGCCGCCGGCGGTCGCGCGGTCGTGGCCACCGGCACGGCCTTCGAGGCCGGCGAGGGCGGCCCCGAGGGGGGCGGCCTGGCCCTCAGTCCGTACGGCCTCTCGAAATCCCTGACCAACGAGGCGCTCCGGCACATGGCGCGGTGGCGCGGCCTGCGGTTCGGGAGGTTCGTCGTCGCCGGACCGTTCGGACCCTGGGAGGAGGGACGGATGGTCTGGTCCCTCATGCAGCGCTGGTTCGAGGGGCAGGCCGGGATCGTGCGCACGCCACGCTATGTTCGCGACAACATCCCCGTGCCGCTGCTAGCGCAGGCCTATGTCGGGCTGGCGGAGACGCTGCTCGCCGCGGCGGGGCCGGAGGAGAGGATCGCCCGCCCGTCAGGTTTCGTCGGTACGCAGGAAGCGTTCGCGCGGCGGCTGGCCGCCGAGATGGGGCCGCGCCTGGGGCTTGCCTGCGAGGTCGACGTCCTGGCGCAGCCGCAGCTGAGCGAACCGCTGGTGCGGATCAACGACGAGCCGTGCCTCGGGGCCGGCTGGGACGAGGGCGGCTTCTGGGACGCCTATGCGGACTACTATCGGCGCGTCGCGGCCGGCGGCTTGTTGAGCGCGCCGGCCTGA
- the rfbC gene encoding dTDP-4-dehydrorhamnose 3,5-epimerase: MRFTATEIDGVVIVDLDLMRDERGAFARLHCPDEFAAAGHPFVPQQTSLSRNAKAGTLRGMHYEAAPREEAKLVRVARGRIFDVAVDLRPDSPTYRRWAGAELSADNGRALLIGKGMAHGFVTLEDDTDVLYQIDKIFEPGHGRGVRWNDPAFAIGWPVSPVVISERDATYPDLGA, encoded by the coding sequence ATGCGGTTCACGGCGACCGAGATCGACGGCGTCGTGATCGTCGACCTGGACCTGATGCGCGACGAGCGCGGCGCGTTCGCACGCCTGCACTGCCCGGACGAGTTCGCTGCGGCCGGGCATCCGTTCGTCCCCCAGCAGACCAGCCTGTCGCGCAACGCCAAGGCCGGCACTCTGCGCGGCATGCACTACGAGGCGGCGCCGCGCGAGGAGGCCAAGCTGGTGCGGGTCGCCCGTGGGCGGATCTTCGACGTCGCCGTCGACCTGCGCCCCGACAGCCCGACCTATCGCCGTTGGGCCGGAGCCGAGCTTTCGGCCGACAACGGCCGCGCCCTGCTGATCGGCAAGGGCATGGCCCACGGCTTCGTCACCCTCGAGGACGACACCGACGTCCTCTACCAGATCGACAAGATCTTCGAGCCGGGGCACGGCCGCGGCGTGCGCTGGAACGATCCGGCCTTCGCGATCGGCTGGCCTGTCAGCCCTGTCGTGATCTCGGAGCGTGACGCGACCTATCCTGACCTCGGAGCCTGA
- a CDS encoding class I SAM-dependent methyltransferase, with amino-acid sequence MTVPTCRFCRAPLTQTFLDLGDQPLANSYLTKAQLESGKEGFYPLHTRVCGNCFLVQADDPVAADAIFDEGYAYFSAYSESWVAHAKRYAEAMAARFGLGAQSLVVEVASNDGYLLQHFKAMGVPVLGIEPTANTAEVAVKERGVPTEVAFFNDATGRDLKARGVAADLMAGNNVLAHVPDIGDFVAGFQHVLKPQGVLTFEFPHLLNLIEKVQFDTIYHEHYSYLSLLAVEKVLRANGLRPFDVELLPTHGGSLRLFCAHEASSHVETQALKDLRAREHAAHLDEPAGYEGFAARVEEVRRGFLDFLAAAKAEGKRVAAYGAAAKGNTFLNYAGVTPDDIVAAFDANPHKQDRFLPGTHIPVHAPAMIAEFKPDYVVILPWNLKDEIMGQLAYIRDWGGQFVTAAPDTKVVG; translated from the coding sequence ATGACTGTTCCGACCTGCCGCTTCTGCCGCGCCCCGCTGACCCAGACCTTTCTCGACCTGGGCGACCAGCCGCTGGCCAACTCCTATCTGACGAAGGCCCAGCTGGAGTCCGGCAAGGAGGGCTTCTACCCGCTGCACACCCGCGTCTGCGGAAACTGCTTCCTGGTCCAGGCCGACGATCCGGTCGCCGCTGACGCGATCTTCGACGAAGGCTACGCCTACTTCTCCGCCTATTCGGAGAGCTGGGTCGCGCACGCCAAGCGCTATGCGGAGGCCATGGCCGCGAGGTTCGGCCTGGGCGCGCAGTCGCTGGTGGTCGAGGTCGCCTCCAACGACGGCTACCTGCTGCAGCACTTCAAGGCGATGGGCGTGCCGGTGCTGGGCATCGAGCCGACCGCCAACACCGCCGAAGTCGCGGTCAAGGAGCGCGGCGTGCCGACCGAGGTCGCGTTCTTCAATGACGCCACCGGCCGGGACCTCAAGGCGCGCGGCGTCGCCGCCGACCTGATGGCCGGCAACAACGTTCTGGCCCACGTGCCCGACATCGGCGACTTCGTGGCCGGCTTCCAGCATGTGCTGAAGCCGCAAGGCGTGCTGACCTTCGAGTTCCCGCACCTGCTGAACCTGATCGAGAAGGTGCAGTTCGACACCATCTATCACGAGCACTACTCGTACCTGTCGCTGCTGGCGGTAGAGAAGGTGCTGCGCGCCAACGGCCTGCGCCCGTTCGACGTCGAGCTGCTGCCGACCCACGGCGGCTCGCTGCGGCTGTTCTGCGCGCACGAGGCGTCGAGCCACGTGGAGACCCAGGCGCTGAAGGATCTGCGCGCCCGCGAGCACGCCGCCCATCTCGACGAGCCGGCCGGCTACGAGGGCTTTGCTGCTCGGGTGGAGGAGGTCCGTCGCGGCTTCCTCGATTTCCTCGCGGCCGCCAAGGCCGAGGGCAAGCGCGTCGCGGCCTATGGCGCGGCGGCCAAGGGCAACACCTTCCTGAACTATGCCGGCGTGACCCCAGACGACATCGTCGCGGCGTTCGACGCCAATCCGCACAAGCAGGACCGCTTCCTGCCGGGCACCCACATTCCGGTCCACGCCCCGGCGATGATCGCGGAGTTCAAGCCCGACTACGTGGTCATCCTGCCCTGGAACCTGAAGGACGAGATCATGGGCCAGCTGGCCTATATCCGCGACTGGGGCGGACAGTTCGTGACCGCCGCGCCGGACACCAAGGTCGTCGGCTGA
- the rfbG gene encoding CDP-glucose 4,6-dehydratase has protein sequence MTRPNPDFWAGKRVLLTGHTGFKGSWAAVWLAQMGARVTGLALAPDQTPALFDQAGIAGLVESHVVDLRDQAAVEALVRMRDFDLVLHMAAQPIVRTSIEDPVATFAANIMGTAHLLQALRAQPALAAVLVITSDKVYANNEQGRAFQETDALGGKDPYSASKAAAEIVTQSFARSYYETAGVPLATARGGNVIGGGDFSRDRLVADIVRAGQAQGVTVLRHPEATRPWQHVLDCVAGYLVYLERLASDPAAPRALNFGPRPGGPEVTVGELATRATQALGAKPWRHEPDPQSLEARALGIDASLARQVLAFESRLDAPVAVDWTMDWYRAQADGGDALALMRDQISRYESL, from the coding sequence GTGACGCGGCCCAACCCCGACTTCTGGGCCGGCAAGCGTGTCCTGCTGACCGGCCATACCGGCTTCAAGGGCTCTTGGGCGGCGGTGTGGCTGGCGCAGATGGGCGCGCGGGTCACCGGCCTGGCGCTGGCGCCCGACCAGACGCCGGCGCTGTTCGATCAGGCCGGGATCGCCGGTCTCGTCGAGTCGCACGTCGTTGACCTGCGCGACCAGGCCGCCGTCGAGGCGCTGGTCAGGATGCGGGACTTCGACCTGGTGCTGCACATGGCGGCCCAGCCGATCGTGCGCACCTCGATCGAGGATCCGGTGGCGACCTTCGCCGCCAACATCATGGGCACGGCCCACCTGTTGCAGGCGCTGCGTGCACAGCCGGCCCTGGCCGCCGTGCTGGTGATCACCTCGGACAAGGTCTACGCCAACAACGAACAGGGCCGGGCCTTCCAGGAGACCGACGCCCTGGGCGGCAAGGATCCGTACTCCGCGTCCAAGGCCGCGGCCGAGATCGTCACCCAGAGCTTCGCGCGCAGCTACTATGAAACGGCCGGCGTGCCGCTGGCCACCGCCCGCGGCGGCAACGTCATCGGCGGCGGCGACTTCTCGCGCGATCGACTGGTGGCCGACATCGTCCGCGCCGGTCAAGCGCAAGGGGTGACGGTGCTGCGCCATCCGGAAGCGACCCGCCCCTGGCAGCATGTCCTCGACTGCGTCGCCGGCTACCTGGTCTATCTCGAACGGCTGGCCAGCGATCCGGCCGCGCCGCGCGCGCTCAACTTCGGCCCGCGTCCGGGCGGCCCGGAGGTGACCGTCGGCGAACTCGCTACCCGCGCCACCCAGGCGCTGGGCGCCAAGCCCTGGCGTCACGAACCCGATCCCCAGTCGCTGGAGGCCCGCGCCCTAGGCATCGACGCCAGCCTGGCCCGTCAGGTCCTGGCCTTCGAAAGCCGCCTGGATGCGCCCGTGGCGGTGGACTGGACCATGGACTGGTACCGCGCCCAGGCTGACGGCGGTGACGCCCTGGCCCTCATGCGCGATCAGATCTCGCGATACGAAAGCCTTTGA
- the rfbF gene encoding glucose-1-phosphate cytidylyltransferase, whose amino-acid sequence MKVVLLAGGLGTRISEESHLKPKPMIEIGGRPILWHIMKLFSHYGFNDFVVCLGYKGYVVKEYFANYVLHNADLTVDLAKGAVEYHATNHEPWRVTLVDTGAETMTGGRLKRVAQYLNPDEPFFLTYGDGVADIDIGALLAFHQAHGKEATVSAVSPPGRFGALEIVEGAVQRFIEKPPGDNGLINGGFFVLQPEVVGRIAGDATVFEAEPLESLARDGQLMARPHDGFWAAMDTLRDKNHLEALWASGKAPWRLWK is encoded by the coding sequence ATGAAGGTCGTCCTGCTGGCAGGCGGGCTCGGCACCCGCATCTCCGAAGAAAGCCACCTCAAGCCCAAGCCGATGATCGAGATCGGCGGCCGGCCGATCCTCTGGCACATCATGAAGCTGTTCTCGCACTACGGCTTCAACGATTTCGTCGTCTGCCTTGGCTACAAGGGCTACGTGGTGAAGGAGTACTTCGCCAACTACGTGCTGCATAACGCCGACCTGACCGTCGATCTGGCCAAGGGGGCGGTCGAATACCACGCCACCAATCACGAGCCCTGGCGCGTCACCCTGGTCGACACTGGGGCGGAGACGATGACCGGCGGGCGGCTGAAGCGGGTCGCACAATACCTGAACCCCGACGAGCCGTTCTTCCTGACCTATGGCGACGGCGTCGCCGACATCGACATCGGCGCGTTGCTCGCCTTCCACCAGGCGCATGGCAAGGAGGCGACGGTCAGCGCGGTGTCGCCGCCTGGCCGGTTTGGCGCCCTGGAGATTGTCGAGGGCGCGGTCCAACGTTTCATCGAGAAGCCGCCCGGCGACAACGGCCTGATCAACGGCGGCTTCTTCGTGCTGCAGCCGGAAGTAGTCGGCCGCATCGCCGGCGACGCCACGGTCTTTGAGGCCGAACCGCTGGAAAGCCTGGCCCGCGACGGTCAACTGATGGCGCGCCCGCACGACGGCTTCTGGGCGGCCATGGACACCCTGCGTGACAAGAACCACCTGGAAGCGCTCTGGGCGTCGGGCAAGGCGCCCTGGCGGCTCTGGAAGTGA
- a CDS encoding sulfotransferase domain-containing protein, with the protein MRPSLVNFVVVGVQKAGTTALFDYLQDDPAYGLPDVKEVHFFDDETIDWSAPDYGPYHARFDWSDPTLIRGEATPIYIYWPRSLERLAAYNPAAKIILMLRDPVERAWSHWRMETSRGVETQPFSWCIRQGRARLFDAQPWGVHREFSYVERGFYGEQIERLLDLFPREQVLFLTADELRAEPSPTLARVNAFMGAPPPAPVEHREVHVGQDVGGDLDPADVSFLRELYAADHEQFEALTGIRFP; encoded by the coding sequence TTGCGTCCGTCGCTGGTGAATTTCGTCGTCGTGGGCGTGCAGAAGGCCGGAACGACCGCTCTGTTCGACTACCTGCAGGACGATCCCGCCTATGGCCTGCCCGACGTCAAGGAGGTGCACTTCTTCGACGACGAAACGATCGATTGGAGCGCGCCGGACTACGGCCCCTACCACGCGCGATTCGACTGGAGCGACCCCACGCTGATCCGCGGCGAGGCGACGCCGATCTACATCTACTGGCCGCGCAGCCTGGAGCGGCTGGCCGCGTACAACCCCGCCGCCAAGATCATCCTCATGCTGCGTGATCCCGTCGAGCGCGCCTGGTCGCATTGGCGCATGGAAACCTCGCGCGGCGTCGAGACTCAGCCGTTCTCATGGTGCATTCGGCAGGGACGCGCGCGGCTCTTCGATGCGCAGCCCTGGGGGGTGCACAGGGAGTTCTCGTACGTCGAGCGCGGGTTCTACGGCGAACAGATCGAGCGGCTGCTGGACCTGTTTCCGCGTGAGCAGGTCCTGTTCCTGACGGCCGACGAACTGCGGGCCGAACCAAGCCCCACGCTCGCCCGTGTGAACGCGTTCATGGGCGCGCCGCCCCCCGCTCCGGTCGAACACCGCGAGGTGCACGTCGGCCAAGACGTCGGCGGCGACCTTGATCCGGCCGATGTGAGCTTTCTTCGGGAGCTCTACGCAGCCGACCATGAGCAGTTCGAAGCCCTGACGGGAATCCGTTTTCCCTGA
- a CDS encoding glycosyltransferase family 4 protein gives MSNAAIYFHADSFDTSRERLMGRHSAGESFLRGFLRHAQVDELWLYDALNVGAAKGEAMLKGVEPPRQVRRWIGERSLRQLAQPGCLYYPAADIPAQAWRRQPLGDASYSLCGVTHTTASAGTMDILANMSVAPVQPWDGLITTSRAVRTSVETQIQAMRDYLGSRLGAARFPGPQIATIPLGVNVEDFARTDENRRTWRERLDIPQDAMVVLYVGRLHMAAKMNPALMAMALEAAAKRTGKPIYWVVSGWGHTDAYTETHHRWTTELCPSVHYRPVDGRPADTRFSIWSVADIFISFSDNIQETFGLTPVEAMAAGLPSVVTDWDGYRDTVRHGLDGFRIRTFAPRPSLGGDLAYYHANGWLAYERYLVSAAQMTSIDHVAATEALVDLIENPDLRARMGAAAAEQARQVFDWSRIIPQYQAFWGDLAERRQAAAGQATSSVNPYRMDPFTLFESYPTEALTARTGVAASPGMTWEIAEARLSSGLATIGDWPRPPLAEMHEAFDHVADGCETVGAILKHFPAHRRNFVERGLLWMAKFQVIDLTPSGGPIVD, from the coding sequence ATGTCCAACGCCGCGATCTATTTTCACGCCGACAGTTTCGACACCTCGCGCGAGCGGCTGATGGGGCGCCACTCCGCCGGAGAGAGCTTCCTCCGCGGCTTCCTGCGGCACGCGCAGGTTGACGAGCTATGGCTCTATGATGCGTTGAACGTCGGGGCCGCCAAGGGCGAGGCCATGCTCAAGGGCGTCGAGCCCCCGCGCCAGGTCCGGCGATGGATCGGCGAGCGCAGCCTGCGGCAGCTCGCGCAGCCCGGCTGCCTCTATTATCCGGCCGCTGACATCCCGGCCCAGGCGTGGCGGCGTCAGCCGCTCGGGGACGCCAGCTACAGCCTCTGCGGCGTGACCCACACCACCGCCAGCGCCGGGACCATGGACATCCTGGCCAACATGTCCGTCGCCCCGGTCCAGCCTTGGGATGGCCTGATCACGACCTCTCGTGCGGTCCGCACCAGCGTCGAGACGCAGATCCAGGCGATGCGCGACTACCTTGGATCTCGGCTGGGCGCCGCCCGCTTTCCCGGCCCCCAAATCGCCACCATCCCGTTGGGCGTGAACGTCGAGGACTTCGCGCGGACCGACGAGAACCGGCGCACGTGGCGCGAGCGGCTCGACATTCCGCAGGACGCCATGGTCGTCCTCTATGTCGGCCGACTACACATGGCCGCCAAGATGAATCCCGCCCTGATGGCCATGGCCCTTGAGGCCGCCGCCAAGCGCACGGGCAAGCCGATCTACTGGGTGGTTTCCGGCTGGGGGCATACCGACGCCTATACCGAAACCCACCATCGTTGGACGACCGAGCTATGCCCGTCGGTGCACTACCGACCGGTCGACGGCCGGCCCGCGGACACCCGATTTTCGATCTGGTCGGTCGCCGACATCTTCATCTCCTTCTCCGACAACATTCAGGAGACCTTTGGGCTGACGCCGGTCGAGGCGATGGCGGCGGGTCTGCCGAGCGTGGTCACGGACTGGGACGGCTATCGCGACACGGTCCGTCACGGCCTCGACGGCTTCCGGATCCGGACCTTCGCGCCGAGGCCGAGTCTCGGCGGGGACCTGGCCTACTACCATGCCAACGGTTGGCTGGCCTACGAGCGCTATCTCGTCTCGGCCGCCCAGATGACCTCGATCGACCACGTCGCCGCCACCGAGGCGCTGGTGGATCTGATCGAAAATCCCGATCTTCGCGCTCGCATGGGCGCAGCCGCCGCCGAGCAGGCGCGCCAGGTGTTCGATTGGTCGCGGATTATCCCCCAGTACCAGGCATTCTGGGGCGACCTTGCCGAGCGCCGTCAGGCCGCCGCCGGTCAGGCCACGTCCAGCGTAAACCCCTATCGCATGGACCCCTTCACCCTGTTCGAGAGCTATCCGACCGAGGCGTTGACCGCCCGGACCGGCGTCGCCGCCTCGCCGGGAATGACATGGGAGATCGCCGAGGCTCGGCTGAGCAGCGGCCTGGCGACCATCGGCGATTGGCCGCGTCCGCCGCTTGCGGAAATGCACGAAGCGTTCGACCACGTCGCGGACGGGTGCGAGACCGTCGGCGCCATCTTGAAGCACTTCCCCGCCCATCGCCGGAATTTCGTCGAGCGTGGGCTGCTCTGGATGGCCAAGTTCCAGGTGATCGATCTCACCCCTAGTGGCGGCCCCATCGTCGATTGA
- a CDS encoding calcium-binding protein, translating into MANYNFDTITAEEALAFKSTDTLTFAAGVNAAQVSVSFVAAGAYPSTATVVLTLGTRSVTFGDGIYGKGNNVGEIVLTDGSKLYVGDAGATSSTGTGKADALYGFDGNDTLLGGDGNDFLQGNTGGDSLEGAAGNDTVLGGQGADNIKTGDGANYAHGNAGADTIVGGQGADTLLGGKDGDSIGGDLGADYISGDLDNDTLDGGAGADTLLGGQGADSINGGDDNDSIDGGDDADTIESGKGADTVLGGAGNDTITNAGGGSDSIDGGAGNDNITGHATDSDSLLGGDGNDTISSGDGNNYVHGNKGADSLVGGVGNDTLLGGQDADTISASDGADYVHGNMGADSINGGAGNDTLLGGQDADTIVGGDGADQIFGDLGADSLQGGLGNDVIDGGTGNDTINMAVGVDASNDKVTGGEGDDTIDYTNSTGANTLDGGVGVDNITGGGGNDVIIGGDGNDILNGGAGDDSITGDAGVDNINGGNGADTLAGGDGNDVIDGGDGNDVIRGGTGDDDIVGGLGNDSITGGEGNDTIDGGDGADTIIGGLGTDELTGDLGADRFVFGVGDSSSASETSVDSITDFETTVDEISVGVLATATNYVEQTAASYAAALSDAKALIAAGTRDIVVIEVTGGDTFIFADSGNNNSVGNAIKLTGLTLNDIEAGDFI; encoded by the coding sequence ATGGCTAACTACAACTTCGATACGATCACTGCCGAAGAGGCGTTGGCGTTCAAGTCGACCGACACCTTGACCTTCGCTGCTGGCGTGAACGCCGCTCAGGTCTCGGTTTCGTTCGTCGCGGCGGGGGCCTATCCGAGCACCGCCACGGTCGTCCTCACCCTGGGCACCCGCTCGGTGACCTTCGGCGATGGCATCTACGGCAAGGGCAACAACGTTGGTGAGATCGTCCTCACCGACGGTTCGAAGCTCTACGTCGGCGACGCCGGCGCCACCTCGTCGACCGGCACCGGCAAGGCTGACGCCCTGTACGGCTTCGACGGCAACGACACGCTCCTCGGCGGTGACGGCAACGACTTCCTGCAGGGCAACACGGGCGGGGACAGCCTCGAAGGCGCTGCGGGCAACGACACCGTGCTCGGCGGCCAAGGCGCCGACAACATCAAGACCGGCGACGGCGCCAATTACGCCCACGGTAACGCGGGCGCCGACACCATCGTCGGCGGTCAAGGCGCTGACACCCTCCTCGGCGGCAAGGACGGCGACAGCATCGGCGGCGATCTCGGCGCTGATTACATCTCCGGCGACCTGGATAACGACACGCTGGATGGCGGCGCTGGCGCCGACACCCTGCTGGGCGGCCAAGGTGCCGACAGCATCAACGGCGGCGACGATAACGATTCGATCGACGGTGGCGACGACGCCGACACCATCGAATCGGGCAAGGGGGCGGACACCGTCCTCGGCGGCGCCGGTAACGACACCATCACCAACGCGGGTGGCGGCTCGGACTCGATCGACGGTGGTGCGGGCAACGACAACATCACCGGCCATGCGACCGACAGCGACAGCCTTCTCGGCGGCGATGGCAACGACACCATCAGCTCGGGTGACGGCAACAACTACGTCCATGGTAACAAGGGCGCGGACAGCCTCGTCGGCGGCGTCGGCAACGACACCCTGCTCGGCGGTCAGGACGCCGACACCATCAGCGCCAGCGACGGTGCCGACTACGTCCACGGCAATATGGGCGCGGACAGCATCAACGGCGGGGCGGGTAACGATACCCTGCTCGGCGGTCAGGACGCCGACACCATCGTCGGTGGTGACGGTGCTGACCAGATCTTCGGTGACTTGGGTGCCGACTCGCTCCAGGGCGGCCTCGGCAATGACGTCATTGACGGCGGCACGGGCAACGACACCATCAACATGGCGGTTGGTGTTGATGCTTCCAACGACAAGGTCACCGGCGGTGAAGGCGATGACACCATCGACTACACCAACAGCACGGGCGCAAATACGCTCGACGGCGGCGTGGGTGTCGACAACATCACCGGAGGCGGCGGTAACGACGTCATCATCGGTGGCGACGGCAATGACATCCTGAACGGTGGTGCTGGCGACGACTCGATCACGGGCGACGCTGGCGTCGACAACATCAACGGCGGCAACGGCGCTGACACCCTTGCGGGTGGCGACGGCAACGACGTCATCGATGGTGGCGACGGCAACGACGTTATTCGTGGCGGTACCGGCGACGACGATATCGTCGGCGGTCTCGGCAACGACAGCATCACGGGCGGTGAAGGCAACGACACCATCGACGGCGGCGATGGCGCGGACACCATCATCGGTGGTCTCGGCACTGACGAACTCACCGGCGACCTCGGTGCTGACCGCTTCGTTTTCGGCGTGGGCGACAGCTCGTCGGCTTCGGAAACCTCGGTGGACTCGATCACCGATTTCGAAACCACCGTTGACGAGATCTCGGTCGGCGTCCTGGCGACCGCGACCAACTACGTCGAGCAGACTGCGGCTAGCTACGCTGCGGCCCTGTCGGACGCGAAGGCTCTGATCGCCGCGGGCACGCGCGACATCGTCGTGATCGAAGTTACGGGTGGCGACACCTTCATCTTCGCCGACAGCGGCAACAACAACTCGGTCGGTAACGCGATCAAGTTGACCGGCCTTACGCTGAACGACATTGAGGCTGGCGACTTCATCTAA
- a CDS encoding HlyD family type I secretion periplasmic adaptor subunit produces MKMDFNAPKPYVTPQFDDKDLVPLDPVLAQRMRRPIMAGAAVVGVFVVGLTLFAAVAKVDSAVVAPGIVRVEDNRKTIRHREGGTIKTINVKEGQHVKQNQVLLTFDEVQPRASADVLQNQYDTLTAQLARFQAEATNQKSMVIPAELTARAANDPRVAGIIRDQEFLFTSRLQYFDTQSAVLAQKLQQLETQIGGVQAQVEAVRESDRLTREELAGYQTLYEKGYAPKTLILRYQRSLADLAGRKGQLIAEITRLREQIGETQLQITTLKEQRITQAAEGLRQMQTGLAEATPKLAAARQMLNAATVRSPADGYVLDLTQFTIGGVVAPGERLLSVVPANAPLIVTGRIKPQDVDVVKPGMKARVRLSAFNSRRTPPVDATVMTVSADQLVDEKTGEGYFRVDLKIPPQELVKLPKGDKLSPGMPAETMIVTGNRSILSYVVSPLTDTIRDALRED; encoded by the coding sequence ATGAAAATGGATTTCAACGCGCCGAAGCCTTACGTCACGCCGCAGTTCGACGACAAGGACCTCGTCCCGCTCGATCCGGTCCTGGCCCAGCGCATGCGCCGGCCGATCATGGCCGGGGCGGCGGTGGTCGGGGTGTTCGTGGTCGGCCTGACCCTGTTCGCCGCGGTCGCCAAGGTCGACAGCGCCGTGGTCGCGCCCGGCATCGTGCGCGTCGAAGACAACCGCAAGACCATCCGCCACCGCGAGGGCGGCACGATCAAGACGATCAACGTCAAGGAAGGCCAGCACGTTAAGCAGAACCAGGTGCTGCTGACCTTCGACGAGGTGCAGCCGCGCGCCAGCGCGGACGTGCTGCAGAATCAGTACGACACCCTGACCGCGCAGCTGGCGCGGTTCCAGGCCGAGGCGACGAACCAGAAGTCGATGGTGATCCCGGCCGAACTGACGGCGCGCGCGGCCAACGATCCGCGAGTGGCGGGAATCATCCGCGACCAGGAGTTCCTGTTCACCTCGCGCCTGCAGTATTTCGACACTCAGAGCGCGGTGCTGGCTCAGAAGCTCCAGCAGCTCGAGACCCAGATCGGCGGCGTCCAGGCGCAGGTCGAGGCCGTGCGGGAATCGGACCGACTGACCCGCGAGGAGCTCGCCGGCTATCAGACGCTCTACGAGAAAGGCTATGCGCCCAAGACGCTGATCCTGCGCTACCAGCGCTCGCTGGCCGACCTGGCCGGCCGCAAGGGCCAGCTGATCGCCGAGATCACCCGTCTGCGTGAACAGATCGGCGAGACTCAGCTGCAGATCACCACGCTGAAGGAACAACGCATCACCCAGGCCGCCGAAGGCCTGCGCCAAATGCAGACCGGCCTTGCCGAAGCGACGCCGAAACTGGCGGCCGCCCGTCAGATGCTCAACGCCGCGACCGTGCGCTCGCCGGCCGACGGCTATGTGCTCGACCTGACGCAGTTCACCATCGGCGGCGTCGTCGCCCCCGGCGAGCGGCTGCTGAGCGTCGTTCCGGCGAACGCGCCGCTGATCGTCACCGGCCGAATCAAGCCGCAGGACGTCGACGTCGTGAAGCCGGGCATGAAGGCCCGAGTCCGACTCTCGGCGTTCAATTCACGCCGCACGCCGCCGGTCGACGCCACCGTCATGACGGTCTCGGCCGACCAGCTGGTCGATGAAAAGACCGGCGAGGGCTACTTCCGCGTCGACCTGAAGATCCCGCCGCAGGAGCTCGTGAAGCTGCCCAAGGGCGACAAGCTAAGCCCCGGCATGCCTGCTGAAACCATGATTGTTACAGGCAACAGGTCGATCCTGTCCTATGTGGTCAGCCCGCTCACCGACACCATCCGGGACGCTCTGCGCGAGGACTGA